From Arachis hypogaea cultivar Tifrunner chromosome 3, arahy.Tifrunner.gnm2.J5K5, whole genome shotgun sequence:
CATACTAACAAATGCCCTACTATTTAATCAAGTTCTGTCCACTTAAGCCATGTATATATGATGCAGCTTCAGCGTGTCTCTTATTTCATCATTTCAAGTTTTCAACTAAATGACTGATCATCTTCCCTGCTATTTAATTTCGCAGATACTTAAAGGTTGTGAAACCTGTAGCGGAAAAGGAGCCATCGAATGCCCTGGATGTAAGGTCATATATACATTCCTTAAACATCCACCTTCCTTCCCTAACTAACACATTATTCATTCCTtgctagatttttttttaaacaaattcgTTCAAACACTGGTTATTTATTTTGGAGTATATGACAGGGGACGGGAAAGAATAAGAAGAATGGGAATATATTTGAAAGATGGAAGTAAGTTATTCTCCCTGGCATATACTTTCTCGtgttatattattttctttttcctaacaTCAAATAATTAGCTTCTATCGTTGATTCGTTGTAGATGTTTTGACTGTCAAGGATTCGGGCTAAAGAGTTGCCCCAGCTGCGGAAAGGGAGGGTTGACGCCGGAACAGAGA
This genomic window contains:
- the LOC112769576 gene encoding uncharacterized protein, yielding MSHISVYCCNNFSLAGPQAFTTTRRCITTPFAAKSGGFSLNSILKGCETCSGKGAIECPGCKGTGKNKKNGNIFERWKCFDCQGFGLKSCPSCGKGGLTPEQRGER